The window GGCTGCCGAGCAGGCCGCTCGGCTTGATGACCAGGACGACAATGATGATGGCGAGTGCGATGGTGAGCTTCAGTTCGCCGCCCACCACCGGAATGTAGGTGCCCGACAGGTTTTCGATGATGCCGACGGCGAAGCCGCCGAGCACTGCGCCGGGTGGGCTCGACAAGCCACCCAGCACGGCGGCGGCGAAGCCATACAGCAGGATGCCGAGCATCATGTTGGGTTCAAGAAACACGATGGGCGCGATCAGCACGCCCGCGATGGCGCCGATGGCGGCGGCCATGCCCCAGCCCAGCGCAATCATCCATTCGACCCGGATGCCGACCAGCCTGGCGGAGGCTGGGTTCTCGGCTGCCGACTGCATCGCAAGTCCCACCCGGGTGTAGCGAAAGAAGCCAAACAGCAGCAGCAACAGGCCGAAGGTGATCAGGATCATCGCCAGTTGATGGGTGCTGATCAGCCCGCTGCTGAACAGCGGATCGGCCCCAAACGGCGTGGGAAACGGCTTGCTGGTGAAATCCCAGATGAAGCCGGCGAGGCTGTTCAGCATGGCCAGAAGGCCGACGAACATCACGATCTGGGTCAGCATCTGGGCGTTGCGGACCGGCTTGAAGATGGTGCGATCGATCAGCACGCCACCGGCGAACGAGACCACGACGGCGGCTGACAACGCGACCCAATAGGGCGCGCCCCACTGCATGAATTGCCAGGCGAGAAACGTGGAGAACATCGCCATTTCGCCCTGGGCGAAATTGATGTGGCCGATCGCCTGGTAGATCATCACCAGCGCCAGTGCGACGCAGGCATAGATGGCGCCGGTCGCGATCCCGGCCGTCAACTGCTGTGCGAACAGCTCCATGGCAGTCTCCTCAATAACCGAGATATGACCGGCGCAACTGTTCGTTGGCGCGGATGTCCGATGACGCGCCGGAAAATACGATGCGTCCGGTTTCGATCAGATAGGCGTGGTCGGCGAGTTCGAGCGCGATCGAGGCATTCTGCTCGACGAGGAGGATGCTGACCTTCTCATTGCGATTCAGTTTGCGGAAGATGTCGAAGATCTCGCGCACGATCAGCGGGGCGAGGCCGAAGGAGGGCTCGTCGAGCAGCAGCAGTTTGGGCCGCAGCATCAGCGCACGGCCGACCGCCAGCATCTGCTGCTCGCCGCCGGACAAAAGTCCGGCCTGCTGGGTGCGCCGCTTTTTCAGGATCGGGAAATAGCCATAGACCATCTCCATGTCGGCGGCGATGCCAGCCTTGTCGTGCCGCGTCATGGCGCCGAGCTGGAGATTGTTCTCGACGGTCTGCTTCGTGAAGGTGCCGCGGCCGTCGGGCACATGCGCCACGCCAAGCCGGACGATGTCCTCGGTCTGCGACTGGATGATCGAGCGGTCGCGCAGGCGGATATCGCCGGAGCGGCGGACCATGCCGGAGATGGCGCGCAGCGTGGTGCTCTTGCCGGCGCCGTTGGCGCCCAGCAGCGCCGTGACGCGTCCCTCCGCGATGGAGAAATCGAGGCCATGCAGGGCGGCGGTCTTGCCGTAATAAGCGTGCAGGTTCTCGACGGTCAGCAGCGCGCTCATGCCGCCTCCGCGCCGAGATAGGCCGCGATCACATCCGGATGGGCCTGGATCTGCGCCGGGGTGCCTTCGCCGATCTTGCGGCCGAAATTCAGGGCCACGATCTTGTCGGAGATCGACATCACCAGCGCCATGTGATGCTCCACCAGCAGGATGGAAATGCCGCGCTCAGTGCGAATGCGGCGAATTAGCTTGGTGAGCTCGTCGACCTCTTCGTGATTGAGGCCGCAGGCCGGCTCGTCCAGCAGCAGGAGTTTGGGATTGGTGGCCAGCGCCCGCGCCAGCTCGACGCGCTTCTGCGTGCCGAACGGCAGATCCACCACCTTGCGCTCCGCCACCGGGCCGAGGTCGAGATAATCGATCAATTCCTGGGCGACACGGTTCGTGAATTTTTCGCCGCGGCGTGTCCAGGGCAGGTACAGCGCGTCGCTGGCGTAGTTGCCTTTGACCCGTGCATGGGTGCCGATCCTGACATTGTCGCGCACCGAGAGGTTCTGGAACAGCGCCAGGTTCTGGAAGGTGCGGCCAATGCCGATCTCGACCATGCGATGCGCCGGGCGATCGAGAATGGAGCGGTCTTCAAACACCACATCGCCGGAGTTCGGCGTGTAGAGCCGGCTCAGGCAATTGAACAACGTGGTCTTGCCGGCGCCATTGGGGCCGATCAGGCCGAGAATGGTACAGGGATCCATCTCGAAGCCGACGCCGTCCAGCGCGACAATGCCGCCGAACCGGACGCAGACGTCGCGGACCGAAAGAATGGGCTGGGTCACAGATAAGCTCCGGCTCTGGTCAAGTGGCGGGGGCAGGGCGCGGCGGCCGCACCGGTGGACTGCCGGGCGGCGGAGTGTTGGCGGTCTTGCCGCGCTGATAGCCGGCGCGCGCAGTGGTGCGCTCCAGATAAGGGTAGGCGTTGTCGCAGATGCCGACGCCATAATCGATCGCCCAGACCAGGCAGGTGGTGAGCAGGATGTCGGCGCTGGTGAATTGCTCGCCCATCAGATACTTGCGCCCGTCGGTCAGCGCGGTTTCGACATGGCGCAACTGGCCGCGAAAGTATTTTGCGGCTTCGGCCACGACCTCGGGCGCGTCGCCATAGATGTGCTTGAGGTCGGTGTGCCGGCGCATCACATAGAGGCTGGTCGAGTCGAGTTCGGCCACGATGAAGAAACACCATTCCAGCCAGGCCGCATATTGGCGGCGCTCGTCCGGCACCAGCGAACAGTCCGGCGTCGAATAGGTGCGCGAGAGGTAGGCAACGATGGCGGCGCTTTCACCGATGGTGAAATCGTCATCCTGCAGCAGCGGGATCTTTTGGCGCGGATTGAGTGCGGTGTATTCCGCGGTCAGGGTTTCGCCGGTGCGTGGCAGGATCGGACGGGACTGATAGGTCAGCCCCAGTTCCTGCATCGCCCAATGCGGGCGGATGGTGCGGCTGGTGCCGACGCCCCAGAGGATCAGCGGTTTGTTCGGCGTATTGGTTGTGGATGCGGTTGCGGAAGCCATCTCACCATGTCTCCACACCGGGGCGCAGATCGAGCTCGTGAGTCCAGCCGTCGCGGCTTTGGTGGTGCACGAACCAGTAGGCCTCGGCGATGGATGAGGTCTTGGTCAGGCTGTCGGGCGGAATGTCAGTCACATCGATCCCGCGCATGGCCTTGTAGCGGCGGTGGATCTCCTCGCTGTCGACGCCGGCGTCGATCAGGAGGTGCACGACATGGATGTTTTGCGGTCCCAGT is drawn from Bradyrhizobium prioriisuperbiae and contains these coding sequences:
- a CDS encoding branched-chain amino acid ABC transporter permease, which encodes MELFAQQLTAGIATGAIYACVALALVMIYQAIGHINFAQGEMAMFSTFLAWQFMQWGAPYWVALSAAVVVSFAGGVLIDRTIFKPVRNAQMLTQIVMFVGLLAMLNSLAGFIWDFTSKPFPTPFGADPLFSSGLISTHQLAMILITFGLLLLLFGFFRYTRVGLAMQSAAENPASARLVGIRVEWMIALGWGMAAAIGAIAGVLIAPIVFLEPNMMLGILLYGFAAAVLGGLSSPPGAVLGGFAVGIIENLSGTYIPVVGGELKLTIALAIIIVVLVIKPSGLLGSRHVQRV
- a CDS encoding ABC transporter ATP-binding protein, yielding MSALLTVENLHAYYGKTAALHGLDFSIAEGRVTALLGANGAGKSTTLRAISGMVRRSGDIRLRDRSIIQSQTEDIVRLGVAHVPDGRGTFTKQTVENNLQLGAMTRHDKAGIAADMEMVYGYFPILKKRRTQQAGLLSGGEQQMLAVGRALMLRPKLLLLDEPSFGLAPLIVREIFDIFRKLNRNEKVSILLVEQNASIALELADHAYLIETGRIVFSGASSDIRANEQLRRSYLGY
- a CDS encoding ABC transporter ATP-binding protein translates to MPPPLDQSRSLSVTQPILSVRDVCVRFGGIVALDGVGFEMDPCTILGLIGPNGAGKTTLFNCLSRLYTPNSGDVVFEDRSILDRPAHRMVEIGIGRTFQNLALFQNLSVRDNVRIGTHARVKGNYASDALYLPWTRRGEKFTNRVAQELIDYLDLGPVAERKVVDLPFGTQKRVELARALATNPKLLLLDEPACGLNHEEVDELTKLIRRIRTERGISILLVEHHMALVMSISDKIVALNFGRKIGEGTPAQIQAHPDVIAAYLGAEAA
- a CDS encoding glutathione S-transferase family protein codes for the protein MASATASTTNTPNKPLILWGVGTSRTIRPHWAMQELGLTYQSRPILPRTGETLTAEYTALNPRQKIPLLQDDDFTIGESAAIVAYLSRTYSTPDCSLVPDERRQYAAWLEWCFFIVAELDSTSLYVMRRHTDLKHIYGDAPEVVAEAAKYFRGQLRHVETALTDGRKYLMGEQFTSADILLTTCLVWAIDYGVGICDNAYPYLERTTARAGYQRGKTANTPPPGSPPVRPPRPAPAT